A single genomic interval of Arachis duranensis cultivar V14167 chromosome 7, aradu.V14167.gnm2.J7QH, whole genome shotgun sequence harbors:
- the LOC107459046 gene encoding putative proline-rich receptor-like protein kinase PERK6, translating to MSTTAIIGIAAASGFLLLVIILFFVVRARRKKREDAPIRYFTNTQPGGRGPGYNNNDGDHAMNIPPPPGAAWGTVGTAPTSGGGWGMNPNSQPYSGSMMSNSSGYSGGSQGSVYPPPHPSVALGFNQSTFTFEELSVATGGFSKENLLGQGGFGFVHRGVLPNGKEVAVKSLKANDAQGDREFQAEVETISRVHHRHLVSLVGYSLSEQRKILVYEFVPNKTLEYHLHGKGRPVMDWPTRLKIATGAAKGLAYLHEDCHPRIIHRDIKTANILLENNFDAKVADFGLAKFNQDTNTHVSTRVMGTFGYLAPEYASSGKLTEKSDVFSFGVMLLELITGRPPLDHTGDYEEDSLVDWARPLCAKALETGEFTGLVDPRLEENYDKQEMKNMVACAAASVRHSARRRAKMSQIVRVLEGDVSLDVLNNEGVKPGQSGVMGESGEYGSAAYSADMKRFRMLALGESGVASSEFGGTSEYGLNPSVSSSDLSTSTEYTRRL from the exons ATGAGCACGACGGCTATAATAGGAATCGCAGCTGCAAGTGGTTTCTTACTTCTTGTCATCATACTCTTCTTTGTCGTACGtgcaagaagaaagaaaagagaggacGCTCCCATTCGTTACTTCACTAATACCCAACCTGGCG GACGAGGTCCGGGATACAATAATAATGATGGTGACCATGCTATGAATATACCTCCACCACCAGGTGCAGCATGGGGAACAGTAGGAACAGCACCAACATCAGGCGGAGGTTGGGGAATGAATCCCAATTCCCAGCCATACAGTGGAAGCATGATGAGCAACTCCAGTGGTTACTCTGGTGGTTCTCAGGGTTCAGTGTATCCACCCCCACACCCTTCAGTAGCTCTAGGATTCAACCAGAGCACCTTCACCTTTGAGGAGTTATCCGTTGCCACCGGTGGCTTTTCAAAGGAAAACCTGTTGGGTCAAGGTGGGTTTGGATTTGTGCACAGAGGTGTCCTCCCCAATGGTAAGGAAGTAGCGGTGAAGAGCCTCAAAGCCAATGATGCTCAAGGAGATAGAGAGTTTCAAGCTGAGGTTGAGACTATTAGCCGTGTCCATCATCGCCATCTTGTCTCACTTGTTGGCTATTCCCTTTCCGAACAAAGAAAGATCCTCGTCTATGAATTTGTTCCCAACAAAACCCTTGAATACCACCTTCATGGAAAGGGTCGGCCTGTCATGGATTGGCCAACTAGGCTTAAAATCGCCACAGGAGCAGCGAAAGGACTTGCTTACTTGCATGAGGATT GTCATCCTCGTATTATTCATAGAGACATAAAGACTGCCAACATTCTGCTTGAAAACAACTTTGATGCCAAA GTGGCTGATTTTGGATTGGCAAAGTTCAATCAAGACACTAATACTCATGTTTCAACTCGTGTGATGGGAACATTCGG GTATTTAGCTCCTGAGTATGCATCAAGTGGCAAGCTAACTGAAAAGTCTGATGTCTTCTCCTTCGGTGTTATGCTTCTGGAGCTGATTACAGGACGACCCCCACTGGACCACACTGGTGATTATGAAGAGGATAGTTTGGTTGATTGG GCTAGACCACTCTGTGCAAAAGCATTGGAAACTGGAGAATTTACAGGGCTAGTGGATCCACGTTTAGAGGAAAATTATGACAAGCAGGAAATGAAAAATATGGTGGCTTGCGCTGCTGCCAGTGTTAGGCACTCAGCAAGGAGACGCGCAAAAATGAGCCAG ATTGTGCGAGTGTTGGAGGGAGATGTCTCTCTAGACGTCCTTAATAACGAAGGAGTTAAACCAGGGCAAAGTGGTGTGATGGGCGAAAGCGGTGAATATGGCTCTGCAGCATATAGCGCTGACATGAAGAGGTTCAGGATGCTAGCATTGGGAGAAAGTGGAGTTGCAAGCAGTGAGTTTGGTGGAACAAGCGAATATGGCCTCAATCCTTCTGTCTCAAGCAGTGACCTATCAACATCCACTGAATATACGAGGAGGCTATGA
- the LOC107459065 gene encoding organ-specific protein P4, with the protein MDMKSVVFALFLVIYLLQDANMICARKELGEYWKNMMMEQPMPESIKELIEDRGGLVSSESDGGKNRFTRDFDIKPNVILYHTATHHNHEPQFMMIQDQMVEQIKSTNDEKGLN; encoded by the exons ATGGACATGAAGTCCGTAGTATTTGCTTTGTTCCTAGTCATTTATCTTCTCCAG GATGCTAACATGATATGTGCAAGAAAGGAGTTAGGTGAATATTGGAAAAACATGATGATGGAGCAACCTATGCCAGAATCAATTAAAGAGCTTATTGAGGATAGAGGAGGACTAGTCTCATCAGAATCAGATGGTGGGAAGAACCGTTTTACTAGAGACTTTGATATAAAGCCTAATGTCATATTATATCACACTGCTACTCACCATAACCATGAACCTCAGTTTATGATGATACAGGATCAAATGGTTGAACAAATAAAGTCAACAAACGATGAAAAAGGGTTGAATTGA
- the LOC107459049 gene encoding guanine nucleotide-binding protein subunit beta, translating to MSVAELKERHLAATQTVNNLRDRLKQKRLSLLDTDISGYAKSQGRTPVTFGPTDLVCCRTLQGHTGKVYSLDWTWEKNRIVSASQDGRLIVWNALTSQKTHAIKLPCAWVMTCAFSPTGQSVACGGLDSVCSIFNLNSAADRDGNLPVSRMLTGHKGYVSSCQYVPDEDTHLITASGDQTCVLWDITTGLRTSVFGGEFQSGHTSDVLSISINGSNSRMFVSGSCDSTARLWDTRVASRAVRTFHGHERDVSAVKFFPDGNRFGTGSDDGTCRLFDIRTGHQLQVYQQQHSENGTANVTSIAFSISGRLLFAGYTNGDCYVWDTLLAKVVLNLGSLQNSHVGRISCLGLSADGSALCTGSYDTNLKIWAFGGHRKVI from the exons ATGTCCGTTGCAGAGCTGAAGGAGCGTCACTTGGCGGCTACACAGACCGTTAACAACCTCCGCGACCGATTAAAGCAGAAGCGCCTCTCTCTTCTCGACACTGACA TTTCCGGCTACGCCAAATCACAGGGGAGAACTCCGGTGACCTTCGGACCCACCGATCTGGTTTGCTGCAGAACCCTCCAGGGTCACACCGGCAAGGTGTATTCATTGGATTGGACTTGGGAAAAGAATCGAATTGTTAGCGCCTCCCAAGACGGTAGGCTAATAGTCTGGAATGCGCTGACGAGCCAgaagactcatgccatcaagcTTCCTTGCGCATGGGTCATGACCTGTGCCTTCTCTCCAACCGGTCAATCCGTCGCGTGCGGCGGCCTCGACAGCGTCTGCTCCATTTTCAATCTCAATTCCGCCGCCGATAGGGACGGTAATCTCCCCGTATCGCGTATGCTTACCGGCCACAAGGGTTATGTCTCCTCTTGCCAGTATGTTCCTGATGAAGACACTCACTTAATCACTGCTTCTGGTGATCAGACTTGTGTTCTTTGGGATATTACTACTGGTCTTAGAACCTCTGTTTTCGGCGGTGAATTTCAGTCTGGTCACACTTCAGATGTGCTTAG CATTTCAATTAATGGATCCAACTCTAGAATGTTCGTGTCTGGTTCTTGTGATTCAACTGCCCGGTTATGGGATACTCGTGTGGCAAGTCGCGCAGTGAGGACATTTCATGGGCATGAGAGAGACGTTAGTGCTGTCAAATTCTTCCCTGATGGGAATAGATTTGGAACCGGCTCGGATGATGGAACTTGCAGATTGTTTGATATCAGGACAGGGCACCAACTCCAAGTATATCAACAGCAGCATAGTGAAAATGGCACTGCAAATGTGACCTCCATAGCATTCTCCATATCAGGAAGGCTCCTTTTTGCTGGATACACTAATGGTGATTGCTATGTTTGGGACACTTTATTGGCAAAG gttgtattgaatttaggatCACTTCAAAACTCTCATGTGGGCAGGATCAGCTGTTTAGGTTTGTCAGCTGATGGAAGTGCCTTGTGTACAGGAAGTTATGACACAAACTTAAAG ATATGGGCATTTGGAGGGCATAGGAAGGTGATCTGA
- the LOC107459047 gene encoding glucan endo-1,3-beta-D-glucosidase gives MDAITPLRPSIFLCFYLLLLATTLTLRFAESQSFIGVNYGQVADNLPPPDATAKLLKSTTIGKIRLYGADPAIINALANSGISIVVGAANGDIPNLASDPNAAAQWVNANVLPYYPASNITLITVGNEVLTSGDQGLTSQLVPAIRNVQNALNSASLGGKIKVSTVHSMAVLTQSDPPSTGSFNPALQDTLKQLLSFQRDNKSPLTINPYPFFAYQSDPRPETLAFCLFQPNSGRVDSGNGKLYTNMFDAQVDAVHSALSAMGYQDIEIVVAETGWPSRGDNNEVGPSVDNAKAYNGNLINHLRSLVGTPLMPGKSVDTYIFALYDEDLKPGPGSERAFGLYKTDLSVSYDVGLAKSSQQIPPSSPKTPAPTTAAGWCVPKAGASDAQLQANLDYACSSEGVDCGPIQPGGTCFEPNTVASHAAFAMNLYYQTYGKNPWNCDFSQSATLTSQNPSYNACVYPGGSI, from the exons ATGGATGCAATCACACCTTTGCGCCCTTCAATCTTCCTCTGCTTTTATCTATTGCTATTGGCCACCACTCTCACTCTCCGCTTCGCTG AGTCACAGTCCTTCATCGGCGTTAACTATGGTCAGGTCGCCGACAACCTCCCACCGCCCGACGCCACCGCAAAGCTCCTCAAGTCCACCACCATCGGAAAAATCCGTCTCTACGGCGCCGATCCCGCTATCATCAATGCCCTGGCCAACTCCGGCATCTCAATCGTCGTCGGTGCCGCCAACGGCGACATTCCGAACCTGGCGTCCGATCCGAACGCGGCGGCTCAGTGGGTGAACGCGAACGTGCTACCCTACTACCCAGCAAGCAACATCACCCTCATCACCGTCGGCAACGAGGTCTTGACCTCCGGCGACCAGGGCCTAACCTCACAGCTGGTACCGGCGATTCGAAATGTCCAAAATGCGCTGAACTCTGCATCGCTGGGCGGGAAGATCAAGGTGTCGACGGTGCACTCGATGGCGGTGTTGACTCAGTCGGATCCTCCGTCCACGGGGTCGTTCAACCCAGCTCTCCAAGACACACTGAAACAATTACTTTCTTTTCAGAGAGACAACAAATCTCCTCTCACCATTAACCCTTACCCGTTCTTTGCTTACCAGAGCGACCCTAGACCTGAAACGCTTGCATTTTGCCTCTTTCAGCCTAACTCGGGCCGAGTTGACTCGGGTAACGGAAAGCTCTACACCAACATGTTCGATGCTCAG GTCGATGCAGTACACTCTGCTTTAAGTGCTATGGGGTACCAAGACATCGAAATTGTGGTTGCTGAGACTGGGTGGCCCTCTCGCGGTGACAACAATGAAGTAGGACCAAGTGTTGATAATGCCAAGGCCTACAATGGGAATCTGATCAATCATCTTAGATCATTGGTTGGTACCCCTTTGATGCCTGGGAAATCAGTCGACACTTATATTTTTGCACTCTACGATGAGGATTTGAAACCAGGCCCGGGATCTGAGCGCGCCTTTGGCCTGTACAAAACTGATCTTAGCGTGTCATATGATGTTGGCTTGGCCAAGTCTAGCCAGCAG ATTCCCCCAAGTAGTCCTAAAACTCCTGCACCTACTACGGCAGCCGGATGGTGTGTTCCTAAAGCAGGAGCATCCGATGCTCAGTTGCAGGCAAACCTCGACTATGCCTGTAGTAGTGAAGGCGTAGACTGTGGACCAATTCAACCCGGAGGTACCTGTTTTGAGCCTAACACAGTTGCGTCCCATGCTGCCTTTGCCATGAATCTGTACTACCAAACATATGGCAAGAATCCATGGAATTGTGATTTCTCTCAATCAGCAACGTTGACTTCCCAAAACCCAA GTTACAATGCTTGCGTTTACCCTGGCGGGAGTATCTGA
- the LOC107459060 gene encoding ras-related protein Rab7, whose protein sequence is MPSRRRTLLKVIILGDSGVGKTSLMNQYVNKKFSNQYKATIGADFLTKEVQFEDRLFTLQIWDTAGQERFQSLGVAFYRGADCCVLVYDVNSMKSFENLNNWRDEFLIQASPSDPENFPFVVIGNKIDIDGGNSRVVSEKKARAWCASKGNIPYFETSAKEGVNVEEAFQCIAKDALKSGEEEELYLPDTIDVGNSSQQRSTGCEC, encoded by the exons ATGCCTTCCCGAAGAAGAACTCTCTTGAAGGTCATCATTCTCGGCGACAGCGG GGTGGGTAAGACATCTTTGATGAACCA ATATGTTAATAAGAAGTTCAGTAATCAGTACAAGGCTACCATTGGAGCAGACTTTTTAACCAAAGAAGTGCAATTTGAAGACAGGCTTTTCACCTTACAG ATTTGGGATACAGCTGGCCAGGAAAGATTCCAAAGTCTGGGAGTTGCTTTCTATCGTGGTGCTGACTGCTGTGTTCTTGTGTATGATGTTAATTCaatgaaatcttttgaaaacctTAACAACTGGAGAGATGAATTTCTGATTCAG GCAAGTCCTTCAGATCCGGAGaattttccttttgttgttaTAGGAAACAAGATTGATATTGATGGTGGGAACAGTAGAGTG GTTTCAGAAAAGAAGGCTCGAGCTTGGTGTGCATCTAAAGGAAATATTCCATATTTTGAGACATCCGCCAAGGAAGGCGTTAATGTTGAAGAAGCATTCCAATGCATAGCAAAGGATGCCCTGAAAAGCGGTGAAGAGGAAGAACT ATACCTGCCAGACACGATTGATGTTGGAAACAGCAGTCAACAGCGATCAACAGGATGCGAGTGTTAA
- the LOC107459066 gene encoding organ-specific protein P4, whose translation MRVAFAFLPLAFLVLLVASVESRKDAGEYWKMIKDMPEEIQGLVKFNEEQQTEGLKPLMVTEEVTMEKKVFTEDNEMDCKEKKQVVKEFEPRPNVSAYGDNEVDAKEKKHVVNDFEPRPNVSAYGDNDVDAKNKKHVVNDFEPRPNVSAYGDNDIDAKKQKKFVKSFEPRPNVSVYDKDNVDAK comes from the exons ATGAGAGTTGCTTTTGCTTTTCTTCCTCTTGCTTTCCTTGTCCTG CTTGTAGCTTCAGTTGAATCAAGAAAAGATGCAGGGGAATATTGGAAAATGATCAAGGACATGCCAGAAGAAATTCAAGGCCTCGTTAAATTCAATGAGGAGCAGCAAACTGAAGGTTTGAAGCCTCTTATGGTCACAGAAGAAGTAACTATGGAAAAGAAGGTGTTTACAGAAGATAACGAAATGGATTGTAAGGAAAAGAAACAGGTTGTTAAAGAGTTTGAACCAAGACCCAATGTTTCAGCTTATGGTGACAATGAGGTCGATGCTAAGGAAAAGAAGCACGTTGTGAACGATTTTGAACCAAGACCCAATGTTTCAGCTTATGGTGATAATGATGTTGATGCCAAGAACAAGAAGCACGTTGTGAATGATTTTGAACCTAGACCCAACGTTTCAGCTTATGGTGACAACGACATTGACgctaagaaacaaaagaaatttgTGAAATCCTTTGAACCAAGACCTAATGTTTCAGTTTATGATAAGGACAATGTTGATGCTAAGTAA